One Mesorhizobium loti genomic window carries:
- a CDS encoding acylglycerophosphoethanolamine acyltransferase has product MEIAMNTHLMLSRRFAPLFWTQFLSAFNDNFLKNTLVFLILFTLAAGQAASLVTLAGAVFMAPFLLLSALGGEIADRFDKALIARRLKFAEIAAAAVSVAGIALSSIPVLMTALLMFGIISALFGPIKYGILPDHLERKELPKANAWIESATFAAILGGTIAGGVVSADGIGVTVFGPIMMALAVGCWFVSRYIPPTGSAAPDLVIDKNIFRSTWRQVSELRTDTRIWRAGLMTSWFWLIGAIVLSILPTLIKDSLGGNEIAVTVYLAVFAVSIAIGSAIAAWMSQGRIVLLPAPVGTALLALFGLHLAWTIWSMQPSPRVETLALFFAGPNTIRVAIDLAGMAIASAFLVVPTFAAVQAWSPEARRARVVAAVSIVNAGFMTVGGIVVAMIQTKVSTGGILFGLAVANAVAAWLMLKFLPTNAFRDFVSILFRAFHRLEVEGMDNLKAAGKAPILALNHVSFLDGPLALTLTDEEPVFAIDYTIAQAWWMKPFMKLARALPLNPAKPMSTRTLIKVVQGGDPLVIFPEGRITVTGGLMKVYDGAAMVADKTGSMVVPVRIDGLEKSYFSRLTSQHVRRRLFPKVKVTILEPVRLEVPQELKGRKRRAAAGAALYQVMSDLVFRTQDIDKTVLEKIIQTANERGMGELAVQDPVTGSLSYGKLLTAAAVLGEKFQNLYADQQTLGIMLPNANGSCATLLGVMSAGKVPAMINFTAGAANILSACKAAEVRTVLTSRAFVEQAKLGAVVEEIGRSVDIVWLDDLRKTIGLKDKLLGLLRKSTPRAKRLPNDPAVILFTSGSEGTPKGVVLTHRNILANAAQAASRIDFHSGDKVFNVLPIFHSFGLTAGTVLPLISGVPVYFYPSPLHYRLVPELIYASNATIIFGTDTFLSGYARTAHPYDFRSIRYCFAGAEPVKAATRMTYMEKFGVRILEGYGVTEAAPVIAINTPMYNKSGSVGKIMPGMEYRLDAVPGVDEGGRLYVRGPNVMAGYLRAEKPGVLEALPDGWHDTGDVVSVDEGGFITIRGRAKRFAKIGGEMISLAAVEALAGELWKGTLSAVASVPDARKGEKLILITEAPGATRADFLAFAKANGAMDLMVPAEVRVVQKVPVLGSGKLDFAGVTKLVRGEDAPVAKVEAA; this is encoded by the coding sequence ATGGAAATCGCCATGAACACGCATCTGATGTTGTCCCGGCGCTTTGCGCCTCTGTTCTGGACGCAGTTCCTGTCCGCCTTCAACGACAATTTCCTCAAGAACACACTGGTGTTCCTGATCCTCTTCACACTCGCCGCCGGACAGGCGGCCTCGCTGGTCACGCTTGCCGGGGCCGTCTTCATGGCGCCCTTTCTGCTCTTGTCCGCCCTTGGCGGCGAGATTGCCGACCGCTTCGACAAGGCGCTGATCGCGCGTCGGCTGAAATTCGCCGAGATTGCCGCGGCGGCAGTCTCTGTCGCCGGTATCGCGCTGTCGTCGATCCCGGTGCTGATGACGGCGCTGCTGATGTTCGGCATCATCTCGGCGCTGTTCGGGCCAATCAAATACGGCATCCTGCCCGATCACCTCGAGCGCAAGGAACTGCCCAAGGCCAACGCCTGGATCGAGTCGGCCACGTTTGCCGCCATCCTCGGCGGCACCATCGCCGGCGGCGTCGTTTCCGCCGATGGCATCGGCGTCACCGTGTTCGGGCCGATCATGATGGCCCTGGCCGTCGGCTGCTGGTTCGTCAGCCGCTACATTCCGCCGACCGGTTCGGCGGCCCCCGACCTTGTCATCGACAAGAACATCTTCCGCTCGACCTGGCGCCAGGTCAGCGAATTGCGCACCGACACGCGCATCTGGCGCGCCGGGCTGATGACCTCGTGGTTCTGGCTGATCGGCGCCATCGTGCTGTCGATCCTGCCGACGCTGATCAAGGATTCGCTCGGCGGCAATGAGATCGCCGTAACCGTCTATCTCGCGGTGTTCGCCGTCTCGATCGCCATTGGATCGGCCATTGCCGCATGGATGTCACAGGGGCGCATCGTGCTTCTGCCCGCGCCAGTCGGCACCGCGTTGCTGGCGCTGTTCGGCCTGCATTTGGCCTGGACCATCTGGAGCATGCAACCCTCGCCCAGGGTGGAGACCCTTGCCCTGTTCTTCGCCGGGCCAAACACGATCCGTGTCGCGATCGACCTCGCCGGCATGGCCATCGCCAGCGCCTTTCTCGTGGTGCCGACTTTCGCCGCCGTGCAGGCCTGGTCGCCGGAAGCGCGCCGCGCCCGCGTCGTCGCTGCCGTCAGCATCGTCAATGCCGGCTTCATGACGGTCGGCGGTATTGTTGTCGCCATGATCCAGACGAAAGTCTCCACCGGCGGCATCCTGTTCGGCCTCGCCGTGGCCAACGCCGTCGCCGCCTGGCTGATGCTGAAATTCCTGCCGACCAACGCCTTCCGCGACTTCGTCTCCATCCTGTTCCGCGCCTTCCATCGCCTGGAAGTCGAGGGCATGGACAACCTCAAGGCAGCCGGCAAGGCGCCCATCCTGGCACTCAACCATGTCAGCTTCCTCGACGGTCCGCTGGCGCTGACGTTGACCGATGAGGAGCCGGTCTTCGCCATCGACTACACCATTGCCCAGGCCTGGTGGATGAAGCCGTTCATGAAACTCGCCCGCGCTTTGCCGCTCAATCCCGCCAAGCCGATGTCGACCCGCACGCTGATCAAGGTCGTGCAGGGCGGCGATCCGCTGGTCATCTTTCCCGAAGGCCGCATCACCGTCACCGGCGGCCTGATGAAGGTCTATGACGGCGCCGCCATGGTTGCCGACAAGACCGGCTCGATGGTCGTGCCGGTGCGCATCGACGGGTTGGAGAAAAGCTACTTTTCGCGGCTGACCTCGCAACATGTGCGCCGCCGGCTGTTCCCGAAGGTCAAGGTGACGATCCTGGAACCCGTCAGGCTCGAAGTGCCACAGGAATTGAAGGGTCGCAAACGCCGCGCCGCGGCGGGGGCTGCTCTCTATCAGGTGATGTCGGACCTCGTCTTCCGCACGCAGGACATCGACAAGACGGTCTTGGAAAAGATCATCCAGACGGCGAACGAACGCGGGATGGGAGAGCTTGCCGTGCAGGATCCGGTCACCGGTTCGCTGAGTTATGGCAAGCTGCTGACGGCGGCCGCCGTACTCGGTGAGAAATTCCAGAACCTTTATGCCGATCAGCAGACGCTCGGCATCATGCTGCCCAACGCCAACGGCTCTTGCGCCACACTGCTTGGCGTGATGTCGGCCGGCAAGGTGCCGGCGATGATCAACTTCACCGCAGGTGCCGCCAACATCCTGTCGGCCTGCAAGGCCGCCGAAGTGCGCACGGTGCTCACGTCCCGCGCGTTTGTCGAGCAGGCAAAACTCGGCGCGGTGGTCGAGGAGATAGGCCGCTCGGTCGACATCGTCTGGCTCGACGATCTGCGCAAAACCATCGGTCTCAAGGACAAGTTGCTCGGCCTGCTGCGCAAGTCGACGCCGCGCGCGAAGCGCTTGCCGAACGACCCGGCGGTGATCCTGTTCACCTCGGGGTCGGAAGGCACGCCGAAGGGCGTGGTCCTTACCCACCGCAACATCCTGGCCAATGCCGCGCAGGCGGCCTCGCGCATCGACTTCCACTCGGGCGACAAGGTGTTCAACGTCTTGCCGATCTTCCATTCCTTTGGTTTGACGGCTGGCACGGTGCTGCCGCTGATTTCGGGTGTGCCGGTCTATTTCTACCCATCGCCGCTGCACTACCGCCTTGTGCCGGAACTGATCTACGCATCCAACGCGACCATCATCTTCGGCACGGATACGTTCCTCAGCGGCTATGCACGGACCGCGCACCCGTACGACTTCCGCTCGATACGCTATTGTTTTGCCGGCGCGGAGCCGGTCAAGGCAGCGACGCGCATGACCTATATGGAAAAGTTCGGCGTGCGTATCCTCGAGGGCTACGGCGTGACCGAAGCGGCACCTGTAATCGCCATCAATACGCCGATGTACAACAAGTCCGGCAGCGTCGGCAAAATCATGCCCGGAATGGAGTATCGCCTAGATGCGGTACCGGGCGTTGACGAGGGCGGACGTCTCTACGTGCGCGGCCCCAATGTAATGGCGGGCTATTTGCGCGCCGAGAAGCCGGGCGTGCTCGAAGCGCTGCCGGATGGCTGGCATGACACTGGCGACGTCGTCTCGGTCGACGAGGGCGGATTCATCACCATTCGCGGTCGCGCCAAGCGCTTTGCCAAGATCGGTGGCGAGATGATCTCGCTCGCCGCCGTCGAGGCACTGGCGGGTGAATTGTGGAAAGGCACGTTGTCGGCCGTCGCTTCCGTGCCGGATGCGCGCAAGGGCGAGAAGCTCATTCTCATCACCGAGGCTCCCGGGGCCACACGCGCGGATTTCCTGGCCTTCGCCAAGGCGAATGGCGCCATGGACCTGATGGTGCCTGCCGAAGTGCGCGTCGTCCAGAAAGTGCCAGTGCTCGGCTCCGGCAAGCTCGACTTTGCCGGCGTGACCAAACTGGTGCGCGGAGAGGACGCGCCGGTCGCCAAGGTCGAGGCCGCCTGA
- a CDS encoding signal peptide produces the protein MSLLCEPPSRRAVLMTGGALFAWAYLPRFARAADNRDPRLIVIVLRGALDGLSAVGPVGDPDYAGLHGDIALSLAGPRAALPLDGFFAVNPAMPVFARLFKDKQAAVVHAAATGYRERSHFDGQDVLESGFAGPGHVATGWLNRALESLPAGDRVATLGGLAVGPSTPLVIRGAAPVLGWAPQSLPEPAGDLAARVLDLYQHRDPVLAVALQKGLDADRMALDDQMGAKAMKPKGGLDSAAGMRQAAQGAARLIAADDGPRVAALAFDGWDTHVNEGGATGRLATLLGGLDGAFEEFEKGLGERWKDTAIVAITEFGRTAQINGTVGTDHGTGTVVLLAGGAIKGGRVIADWPGLKPAQLYEQRDLAPTSDVRAVLKGLLADQFGLSAAVLGDKVFPESAAMKPMRDLVV, from the coding sequence GCCTGGGCCTATCTGCCGCGCTTCGCCCGCGCCGCCGACAATCGCGATCCGCGCCTGATCGTCATCGTCCTGCGCGGCGCGCTCGACGGCCTGTCGGCGGTCGGTCCGGTCGGCGACCCCGATTATGCCGGCCTGCATGGCGACATCGCTTTGTCGCTCGCCGGCCCGCGTGCGGCGCTGCCGCTCGATGGTTTCTTCGCGGTCAATCCGGCGATGCCGGTGTTTGCGCGCCTGTTCAAGGACAAGCAGGCCGCTGTCGTGCACGCGGCGGCGACAGGCTATCGGGAACGCTCGCATTTCGACGGGCAGGACGTGCTGGAAAGTGGTTTTGCCGGCCCCGGCCATGTCGCCACCGGCTGGCTCAACCGGGCGCTGGAGAGCCTGCCGGCGGGCGACCGCGTGGCAACGCTTGGCGGGCTGGCCGTCGGACCGTCGACACCGCTGGTGATCCGTGGTGCTGCCCCCGTGCTCGGCTGGGCACCGCAATCGCTGCCGGAACCTGCCGGCGATCTCGCGGCGCGGGTTCTCGACCTCTACCAGCATCGGGACCCAGTGCTGGCGGTGGCCCTGCAAAAAGGTCTCGACGCCGACCGCATGGCGCTCGACGACCAGATGGGCGCCAAGGCTATGAAGCCGAAGGGCGGCCTCGACAGTGCCGCCGGCATGCGGCAGGCCGCGCAAGGTGCGGCCAGGCTGATCGCGGCCGATGATGGGCCGCGCGTTGCAGCCCTTGCCTTCGACGGCTGGGACACGCATGTCAACGAAGGCGGCGCGACCGGCCGGCTCGCCACGCTGCTCGGCGGCCTCGACGGCGCCTTCGAGGAGTTCGAGAAGGGTCTTGGCGAGCGCTGGAAGGACACGGCGATCGTCGCCATCACCGAGTTCGGGCGCACGGCGCAAATCAACGGCACGGTCGGCACCGATCACGGCACCGGCACGGTGGTGCTGCTCGCAGGTGGCGCGATCAAGGGCGGCCGCGTGATCGCCGACTGGCCGGGATTGAAGCCGGCCCAGCTCTACGAACAGCGCGATCTGGCGCCGACCAGCGATGTCAGGGCGGTGCTGAAAGGCCTGCTCGCCGACCAGTTCGGCCTCTCGGCCGCCGTGCTCGGCGACAAGGTGTTTCCGGAATCCGCAGCGATGAAGCCGATGCGTGATCTCGTCGTATGA